From the Salinibacter grassmerensis genome, one window contains:
- the mce gene encoding methylmalonyl-CoA epimerase has protein sequence MAHLDHIGIAVDDAAAVVERFRALLGIAPYKTEAVRGQQVRTHFLDAGSAKLELLEALADDSPVRRFLDRHGEGLHHVAFEVDDLPATMKRLRDAGFELLSETPQAGADDKQIAFVHPKQTHGVLTEFCESSEPDWSPRTVPRHDGHLSVFERGTRDRPSLLVLHGAAGTTRHDAAPLIRRLESSFHVVGVDLSGHGASALPADAANAPLSLDLFAEDARAVLDALELPSAHVVGFSLGGGAALRLAHMHPGRVGRLAVLQTNAHWTASHARRMQARLDLDGLAARAPGRAERLRARHDAPDRLVRALRKFVTTLPDASDTLVQTLPDLDAPTLVAGLDQDPLFGRASARSLHDALPNARLAVLPGDTHSLSRAPTDLLAPLLTNHFLGA, from the coding sequence ATGGCTCACCTCGACCACATCGGCATCGCCGTCGACGACGCCGCGGCCGTCGTCGAACGGTTCCGTGCCCTGCTCGGCATCGCGCCCTACAAGACGGAGGCGGTGCGCGGCCAGCAGGTCCGGACGCACTTTCTGGACGCCGGCTCCGCCAAGCTTGAACTGCTGGAGGCCCTCGCCGACGACTCTCCGGTTCGGCGCTTCCTCGACCGCCACGGAGAGGGGCTGCACCACGTGGCGTTCGAAGTTGACGACCTGCCGGCCACGATGAAGCGCCTCCGCGACGCCGGGTTCGAGCTGCTGAGCGAGACGCCCCAGGCCGGGGCGGACGACAAGCAGATCGCGTTCGTGCACCCGAAGCAGACCCACGGGGTACTCACCGAGTTTTGCGAATCTAGCGAGCCCGACTGGTCCCCCCGGACCGTGCCCCGCCACGACGGGCACCTGTCCGTCTTTGAGCGGGGGACACGGGACCGCCCCTCCCTCCTCGTCCTGCACGGCGCCGCGGGCACGACGCGGCACGACGCGGCCCCCTTGATTCGGCGACTGGAGTCGTCCTTCCACGTCGTCGGCGTCGACCTGAGCGGGCACGGCGCCTCGGCCCTGCCCGCCGACGCCGCAAACGCGCCCCTTTCGCTCGATCTGTTCGCGGAGGACGCACGGGCCGTCCTGGACGCGCTCGAGCTGCCCTCGGCACACGTCGTTGGCTTTTCGCTCGGGGGCGGCGCGGCGCTCCGCCTCGCCCACATGCATCCCGGCCGTGTCGGCCGCCTCGCTGTCCTGCAGACGAACGCCCACTGGACGGCCTCCCATGCTCGTCGCATGCAGGCCCGGCTCGACCTCGACGGCCTGGCGGCCCGGGCCCCAGGCCGCGCAGAGCGCCTCCGGGCCCGCCACGACGCCCCCGACCGCCTCGTACGGGCCCTCCGGAAATTCGTCACCACCCTGCCGGACGCGTCCGACACGCTTGTCCAAACCCTGCCGGATCTTGACGCCCCGACCCTCGTGGCCGGTCTGGACCAGGACCCTCTCTTCGGACGGGCCTCCGCCCGGTCCCTCCACGACGCTTTGCCGAACGCGCGCCTGGCCGTCCTTCCCGGCGACACCCACAGCCTGTCGCGCGCCCCCACGGACCTCCTTGCCCCCCTCCTCACGAATCATTTTTTGGGGGCGTAG
- a CDS encoding cation diffusion facilitator family transporter, translated as MSDPPSPHDESPAEAERAQRRAMTASLLVSFLMLVGKLTAASLTGSTAILSDAAESVIHLFATGFAGFSLWYASTPPDVKHPYGHGKVAYFASAVEGTLILAAAVGIGWMAVQDLVTGADLRQLDVGLYLIGGLTAVNFALGKYLVRVGRRTNSLVLVSNGQHVLTDMWTSLGVIVGVGLVWTTGIRWLDPAVGLLVAANIVWTATGLLRRSVYGLMDEADREATAALLDEMGTAVEEGLIASFHQVRHRRSGDQVWIEYHLMFPGDMPIHEAHARSHEVEDRVDTLFPDEDVHVTAHLEPRRHDEAHPDEHREPTDPLGEVLR; from the coding sequence ATGTCCGATCCCCCGTCCCCACACGATGAGTCTCCAGCCGAGGCAGAGCGCGCACAGCGGCGGGCCATGACGGCGAGCCTGCTGGTGTCGTTCCTGATGCTCGTCGGAAAGCTGACGGCGGCGTCCCTTACCGGCAGCACCGCGATCCTCTCCGACGCCGCGGAGTCCGTCATCCACCTCTTCGCGACCGGGTTCGCGGGCTTTAGCCTGTGGTACGCGTCCACGCCCCCGGACGTAAAGCATCCCTACGGCCACGGCAAGGTGGCCTACTTCGCGTCGGCGGTGGAGGGCACCCTTATTCTCGCGGCCGCCGTCGGCATCGGGTGGATGGCCGTGCAGGACCTCGTGACGGGCGCCGACCTCCGACAGCTCGACGTGGGCCTCTACCTCATCGGGGGGCTCACCGCCGTCAACTTTGCGCTCGGAAAATACCTCGTCCGCGTGGGGCGGCGCACCAACAGCCTCGTCCTCGTATCGAACGGGCAGCACGTGTTGACCGACATGTGGACGAGCCTGGGTGTCATCGTCGGGGTTGGGCTCGTGTGGACCACGGGCATCCGTTGGCTCGACCCGGCAGTGGGTCTGCTGGTCGCGGCCAATATCGTGTGGACGGCCACCGGGCTGCTTCGCCGGTCCGTCTACGGCCTGATGGACGAGGCGGACCGGGAGGCCACCGCTGCCCTGCTCGACGAGATGGGCACGGCGGTGGAGGAGGGGCTTATCGCCAGTTTCCACCAGGTGCGTCACCGCCGATCCGGCGACCAGGTGTGGATCGAGTACCACCTCATGTTTCCAGGCGACATGCCGATCCACGAGGCGCACGCCCGGTCCCACGAGGTCGAGGACCGGGTCGACACCCTCTTTCCGGACGAGGACGTGCACGTCACCGCGCATCTCGAGCCCCGTCGGCACGACGAGGCTCATCCCGATGAGCACCGCGAGCCGACGGATCCGCTCGGGGAGGTGCTGAGATAG
- the msrA gene encoding peptide-methionine (S)-S-oxide reductase MsrA, which yields MVRSFRSLWLIGGLFLVTLIGGFYVSVSGSDATKPSATPAPTISQAVADTATFAGGCFWCMEPPYDKIDGVASTTSGFAGGDEVDPSYREVASGATRHTEVVQVVYDSTTVSYDRLLRVYWHNVDPFDGTGQFCDRGSQYRPAIFAHDAQQRRSAKQSKETVAAQFSREIAVQVQSLDAFYAAEQYHQNYYKKNPADYKRYRQGCGRDARLREIWGDTAMSDAPLDETT from the coding sequence ATGGTCCGCTCCTTTCGCTCCCTGTGGCTAATCGGGGGACTGTTCCTCGTCACGCTCATCGGCGGATTTTACGTGTCGGTCTCGGGGTCCGACGCGACGAAGCCCTCGGCCACGCCCGCCCCAACAATCTCGCAGGCCGTGGCAGACACGGCCACCTTCGCCGGTGGGTGCTTCTGGTGCATGGAGCCGCCCTACGACAAGATCGACGGCGTCGCGTCGACGACCTCCGGCTTCGCTGGGGGCGACGAGGTGGACCCGTCCTACCGCGAGGTGGCCAGTGGCGCCACGCGCCACACGGAGGTCGTCCAGGTCGTCTACGACTCCACGACGGTCTCCTACGATCGCCTCCTGCGGGTGTACTGGCACAACGTGGATCCCTTCGACGGCACTGGGCAGTTTTGCGACCGCGGCTCGCAGTACCGGCCTGCCATCTTTGCCCACGACGCCCAGCAGCGACGGAGCGCCAAGCAATCGAAAGAAACGGTCGCGGCACAGTTCAGCCGAGAGATTGCCGTTCAGGTGCAGTCGCTCGACGCCTTTTACGCCGCGGAGCAGTACCACCAGAACTACTACAAGAAAAACCCCGCGGACTACAAGCGGTACCGGCAGGGCTGCGGCCGGGACGCGCGGCTGCGAGAGATCTGGGGCGACACGGCAATGTCGGATGCTCCTCTCGATGAAACAACGTGA
- a CDS encoding aldo/keto reductase — MSLPSYRYLGDTGVKVSPLCMGTMSFGGAADRETSAAMFRRCREAGINVFDCANVYENGRSEEILGELVADCRDEVVLTTKAYFPMGDAPNARGASRHHLVRAVEQSLRRLDTDRIDVFFIHRFDEQTRLDETLRALETLVQQGKVLYLGASNFAAWQVMKALGRQRAEGWTPFHVLQPMYNLAKRQAEVELLPMARSEGLGVLSYSPLGGGLLTGKYGTDRRPEDGRLVENPMYQTRYGADVHYEVAERFTSFAETHGYNPVSLAVAWVAHHPAVTAPIIGARTLDQLEGSLGALDIDMSDDLRPEISALAPTPPPATDRVEERSEHTYGDR, encoded by the coding sequence ATGTCCCTTCCCTCCTACCGTTATCTCGGCGACACCGGCGTCAAGGTATCGCCCCTCTGCATGGGCACCATGTCCTTCGGCGGGGCGGCGGACCGCGAGACGTCCGCCGCGATGTTTCGGCGCTGCCGCGAGGCCGGGATCAACGTGTTCGACTGCGCCAACGTGTACGAGAACGGCCGCTCCGAGGAGATACTGGGAGAGCTGGTGGCCGACTGCCGGGACGAGGTGGTCCTTACCACCAAGGCCTACTTTCCGATGGGCGACGCCCCCAACGCCCGCGGCGCGAGTCGCCACCACCTCGTCCGGGCCGTCGAGCAGAGCCTGCGTCGCCTCGACACGGACCGCATCGACGTCTTCTTTATCCACCGCTTCGACGAGCAGACGCGGCTCGACGAAACCCTTCGCGCCCTGGAGACGCTCGTGCAACAGGGCAAGGTGCTCTACCTCGGTGCCTCCAACTTTGCCGCCTGGCAGGTGATGAAGGCCCTCGGCCGACAACGCGCCGAGGGATGGACGCCCTTCCACGTCCTCCAGCCGATGTACAACCTCGCGAAGCGACAGGCCGAGGTGGAGCTGTTGCCGATGGCCCGGAGCGAAGGCCTCGGCGTGCTGTCGTACAGCCCCCTCGGCGGCGGCCTGCTGACCGGGAAGTACGGGACCGACCGGCGGCCCGAGGACGGCCGGCTCGTGGAGAACCCTATGTACCAGACCCGCTACGGGGCCGACGTGCACTACGAGGTGGCCGAGCGCTTCACGAGCTTCGCGGAGACGCACGGCTACAATCCCGTTTCGCTGGCCGTCGCCTGGGTGGCGCACCACCCGGCCGTGACGGCCCCCATCATCGGCGCCCGCACGCTGGACCAGCTGGAGGGCTCGCTCGGAGCGCTCGACATCGACATGTCCGACGACCTGCGGCCCGAGATTAGCGCCCTGGCCCCGACGCCGCCGCCCGCCACCGACCGCGTGGAAGAGCGCTCGGAGCACACATACGGCGACCGTTAA
- a CDS encoding thioredoxin family protein, producing MPDFFDEGRLHDGLRYEEYREAWSGQLDTSLPDDADPEERRLHHYLEYNWDRQAQVHEDYAPSEALRGAVEAVEDSQLWMVLTEPWCGDSAFLLPVIAEAAALSDQVSLRILPRDENLDIMDEYLTGGSRSIPKLVAFSGDGAELFAWGPRPEAAARRFEELTEEYDDKMELIGEFLEHYEEGGWEDADTELAERLRLVVGSSPSVVDG from the coding sequence ATGCCTGATTTTTTCGACGAGGGTCGTCTGCACGACGGACTTCGCTATGAGGAATACCGGGAAGCGTGGTCCGGACAGCTGGACACATCGCTCCCCGACGACGCCGATCCAGAGGAGCGGCGCCTACACCACTACCTCGAATACAATTGGGACCGACAGGCCCAGGTCCACGAGGACTACGCCCCGTCGGAGGCGCTCCGTGGGGCCGTCGAGGCCGTCGAGGATTCGCAGCTCTGGATGGTGCTTACCGAGCCGTGGTGTGGCGACTCGGCGTTCCTGCTCCCGGTGATTGCCGAGGCGGCGGCCCTGTCCGACCAGGTGTCGCTCCGCATCCTGCCGCGGGACGAGAATCTGGACATCATGGACGAGTACCTCACAGGCGGAAGTCGCAGTATCCCGAAGCTCGTGGCGTTCTCGGGCGACGGGGCGGAGCTCTTTGCGTGGGGCCCGCGCCCGGAAGCAGCGGCCCGCCGGTTCGAGGAGTTGACAGAGGAGTACGACGACAAGATGGAACTCATCGGCGAATTTCTGGAGCACTACGAGGAGGGCGGCTGGGAGGACGCCGACACGGAGCTCGCAGAACGGCTCCGGCTCGTCGTTGGGTCGTCCCCCTCCGTTGTCGATGGGTAG
- a CDS encoding LamG domain-containing protein, whose product MHVGLEAYYQFENSTNDSTTNENDISTTSGVTYTSNQIRGKLGQSLKFDPGDSATILDDMSFDQTLDPEDGITVGAFINPDAVGDGTILQKGSAYRLYLSGGRAYFEFQTSSSNTLDLGPVPSGTWTHLTATYNSSANSATGYADGTATDSLTPSGTIPDSASGITLGTGTASNYDGRLDEVRIYSRELTSTEVSSFTNPECQNRQRTIECLNNQELCDTNYPSAKKNSYHCNFGEYDDPQNTGYDNAPQNGTGVCCPKGEVANYDVVNGWFCDSTDQCGTSGPCYYDINSNESAWLNSTSDGSSNACNSQVNRLNEDLNETTRPEGSQACCYVPKNGVTDYWYKDGNVKIYG is encoded by the coding sequence GTGCACGTCGGCCTCGAAGCCTACTACCAGTTCGAGAACAGCACGAATGACAGCACGACAAATGAAAACGATATTTCCACGACGAGTGGCGTGACGTACACATCGAATCAAATCCGAGGGAAGCTCGGCCAGTCACTCAAATTCGACCCGGGAGACAGTGCCACCATCCTGGACGACATGTCGTTCGACCAAACCCTCGACCCAGAGGACGGGATCACGGTGGGCGCGTTCATCAACCCTGACGCGGTCGGCGACGGGACAATCCTCCAGAAAGGCTCTGCTTACCGTCTCTACTTGAGTGGTGGACGGGCTTACTTCGAATTCCAAACATCGAGTTCGAACACCCTTGACCTCGGACCCGTGCCAAGTGGGACGTGGACACACCTCACCGCAACGTATAACTCGTCTGCAAATAGTGCTACCGGCTACGCTGACGGGACGGCAACGGACTCCCTGACCCCATCCGGCACTATCCCAGACAGTGCTTCTGGTATCACCCTCGGCACCGGTACAGCGTCAAACTACGACGGACGCCTAGACGAAGTCCGGATTTACAGCCGCGAATTAACCTCGACAGAGGTCAGCAGCTTCACCAACCCAGAGTGTCAGAACCGGCAGCGCACCATCGAATGCCTCAACAACCAAGAACTATGCGACACAAACTATCCGAGTGCTAAGAAAAACAGCTACCACTGTAACTTCGGTGAGTACGACGACCCACAAAACACCGGGTACGATAACGCACCGCAAAATGGCACTGGTGTTTGCTGTCCAAAGGGAGAAGTTGCAAATTATGACGTAGTTAATGGATGGTTCTGTGATAGTACTGATCAATGTGGTACCAGTGGACCCTGTTACTACGATATTAATAGTAATGAGTCTGCCTGGTTGAACAGTACCTCGGATGGTTCTTCAAACGCTTGTAACAGTCAAGTCAATAGGTTAAACGAGGACTTGAATGAGACTACAAGGCCTGAGGGGAGCCAGGCGTGTTGTTACGTGCCGAAGAATGGCGTGACTGACTACTGGTATAAAGACGGGAACGTCAAGATTTACGGTTAA
- the mdh gene encoding malate dehydrogenase, with the protein MKVTVIGAGNVGATVAECVARQDVAKEVVMVDIKDGVPQGKALDMRESSPIHGFDTRVTGTNDYGPTEDSDVCIITAGLPRSPGMSRDDLLAKNTEIVGGVTEQFVEGSPDSTIIVVANPLDVMTYVAYEASGFPTNRVMGMAGVLDTGRFRSFIAEELDVSVRDVQALLMGGHGDTMVPLPRYTTVGGIPVPQLIDDDRIEEIVERTKGAGGEIVDLMGTSAWYAPGAAAAEMTEAILKDNKRILPCAAYCDGEYGLEDLFIGVPVKLGSGGVEEIIEVDLDADEKAKLKTSAGHVHSNLDDLQRLRDEGKIG; encoded by the coding sequence ATGAAAGTTACAGTTATCGGTGCCGGCAATGTGGGTGCCACCGTAGCCGAGTGTGTGGCCCGACAGGACGTGGCGAAAGAGGTCGTCATGGTCGACATCAAGGACGGCGTGCCGCAGGGCAAGGCCCTGGACATGCGCGAGTCGAGCCCCATCCACGGCTTCGACACCCGCGTGACGGGCACGAACGACTACGGCCCCACGGAGGACTCGGACGTGTGCATCATTACGGCGGGTCTGCCCCGGAGTCCCGGCATGAGCCGCGACGACCTGCTGGCGAAGAACACGGAGATTGTGGGCGGGGTCACGGAGCAGTTCGTGGAGGGCAGCCCGGACAGCACCATCATCGTGGTGGCGAACCCGCTCGACGTGATGACCTACGTCGCCTACGAGGCAAGCGGCTTCCCCACGAACCGCGTGATGGGCATGGCCGGCGTGCTCGACACGGGCCGCTTCCGCTCGTTCATCGCCGAGGAACTCGACGTGTCGGTCCGCGACGTGCAGGCGCTCTTGATGGGCGGCCACGGCGACACGATGGTGCCACTGCCCCGCTACACCACGGTCGGCGGCATCCCGGTTCCTCAGCTGATCGACGACGACCGCATCGAGGAGATCGTGGAGCGCACGAAGGGCGCCGGCGGAGAGATTGTGGACCTGATGGGCACCTCTGCCTGGTACGCTCCGGGCGCCGCGGCGGCCGAGATGACGGAGGCCATCCTCAAGGACAACAAGCGCATCCTGCCCTGCGCGGCCTACTGCGACGGCGAGTACGGCCTGGAGGACCTCTTTATCGGCGTGCCGGTGAAGCTCGGGTCCGGAGGCGTAGAGGAGATCATTGAGGTCGACCTCGACGCCGACGAGAAGGCCAAGCTCAAGACGTCCGCCGGGCACGTGCACAGCAACCTGGACGACCTCCAGCGCCTCCGCGACGAGGGCAAGATTGGGTAG
- a CDS encoding fasciclin domain-containing protein: MSTVQRKAPSVVDIATSDKNFSTLVSALQAADLVDTLKGKGPFTVFAPTNAAFENLPENTLEDLMKPENKSQLQNLLKNHVCQGRRMAKDVANQSSISSMGGEHFLIQTNGEQVQIGDATIKQTNLEAENGIVHAIDRVLR; the protein is encoded by the coding sequence ATGTCTACCGTTCAAAGAAAGGCTCCGTCCGTCGTTGACATCGCAACAAGCGACAAGAACTTCTCGACTCTTGTCAGTGCCCTTCAGGCCGCCGACCTTGTAGATACGCTCAAAGGCAAGGGCCCGTTCACAGTATTTGCGCCGACCAACGCGGCGTTTGAAAACCTTCCCGAAAACACCCTCGAGGACCTCATGAAGCCGGAGAACAAGTCCCAGCTTCAGAACCTTCTCAAAAACCACGTCTGCCAGGGCCGCCGCATGGCCAAGGACGTAGCGAATCAGTCGTCCATATCCTCGATGGGAGGCGAGCACTTCCTTATTCAGACCAACGGTGAGCAGGTCCAGATCGGCGACGCCACCATCAAGCAGACGAACCTGGAAGCCGAGAATGGAATCGTCCACGCCATCGACCGCGTTCTCCGATAG
- the uvrC gene encoding excinuclease ABC subunit UvrC, with amino-acid sequence MSDLLDDKPEALVQKLDALPTDPGVYKFLDDEESVLYVGKAKNLRNRVRTYFQQSRQRDGRIEVMVQKAADLDIIVTDTEAEALILENNQIKELQPRYNVNLRDDKTYPYICIKDERFPRVFKTRTVKQDGSEYFGPYADVSKMNAMMDAIRSVFQLRTCSLDLTEDKIEAGKYDVCLQHHIDNCKAPCVGKQSEADYMETIEQVKKLLNGQTQELMDLLKDEMRRQSDARNFEEAARLRDQVKALKDYSQQQKVVSQDFADRDVFALHVERDEDIGCGVLFQVREGKMIGKRHKFLRSVEERTDAELILSLVENYYAEANFYPEEVLLSHDPNDHPAQDTHALEELLRREQERKVPIKVPQQGEKASLVRMATSNAKLQVGEWKTQQMKRERNRIPESIKALGEALNMDDPPRRVDGIDVSHHGGKETVASCVVFTDATPRKSDYRTYKIRSTEEGTPDDYKAMREVVRRRYRRMVEEDGPWPDLVVIDGGKGQLSSAVKMLKEVGAFDRFPVIGLAKRLEEVYRPGDSDPVFLAKDSPALQLLQKVRDEAHRFAVTYQRKRRKKKTLQSELLDIHGIGPKTAKTLLGEFGSAAKVKEADEAALAEVVGPAKAETITDYYDETEAPTAAGTG; translated from the coding sequence ATGAGCGATCTTCTTGACGACAAGCCGGAGGCCCTCGTCCAGAAGCTGGACGCCCTCCCCACCGACCCGGGCGTCTACAAATTTCTGGACGACGAGGAGTCGGTCCTGTACGTGGGCAAGGCCAAGAACCTGCGCAACCGGGTGCGCACCTACTTCCAGCAGAGCCGCCAGCGCGACGGGCGGATCGAGGTGATGGTGCAGAAGGCCGCCGACCTCGACATCATCGTGACGGACACGGAGGCGGAGGCCCTCATCCTGGAGAACAACCAGATCAAGGAGCTCCAGCCCCGCTACAACGTCAACCTGCGGGACGACAAGACCTACCCCTACATCTGCATCAAGGACGAGCGCTTCCCCCGCGTCTTCAAGACGCGCACCGTGAAGCAGGACGGGTCCGAGTACTTCGGCCCGTACGCGGACGTGTCCAAGATGAACGCGATGATGGACGCGATCCGGTCGGTCTTTCAGCTGCGCACCTGCTCGCTCGACCTTACCGAGGACAAGATTGAGGCCGGGAAGTACGACGTGTGCCTCCAGCATCACATCGACAACTGTAAGGCCCCGTGCGTGGGCAAGCAGTCCGAGGCGGACTACATGGAGACGATCGAGCAGGTCAAGAAGCTGCTCAACGGGCAGACCCAGGAGCTCATGGACCTGCTCAAGGACGAGATGCGGCGACAGTCCGACGCGCGCAATTTCGAGGAGGCCGCCCGCCTGCGCGATCAGGTCAAGGCCCTGAAGGACTACTCCCAGCAGCAGAAGGTCGTCAGCCAGGACTTTGCCGACCGCGACGTGTTTGCCCTCCACGTCGAGCGGGACGAGGACATCGGCTGCGGCGTGCTCTTTCAGGTGCGGGAGGGCAAGATGATCGGCAAGCGGCACAAGTTTCTGCGCTCGGTGGAGGAGCGGACGGACGCGGAGCTGATCCTGTCGCTGGTGGAGAACTACTACGCCGAGGCGAACTTCTACCCGGAGGAGGTCCTCCTCTCCCACGACCCGAATGACCACCCGGCACAGGACACCCACGCTCTCGAAGAGCTGCTCCGGCGGGAGCAGGAGCGCAAGGTGCCGATCAAGGTGCCGCAGCAGGGCGAGAAGGCCAGCCTCGTCCGCATGGCCACGTCCAACGCGAAGCTGCAGGTGGGCGAGTGGAAGACGCAGCAGATGAAGCGGGAGCGCAACCGCATTCCGGAGAGCATCAAGGCACTGGGCGAGGCCCTCAACATGGACGACCCACCGCGCCGCGTGGATGGCATTGACGTTTCTCACCACGGCGGCAAGGAGACGGTCGCCTCCTGCGTCGTCTTCACCGACGCCACGCCGCGCAAGAGCGACTACCGCACCTACAAGATTCGCTCGACCGAGGAGGGCACCCCCGACGACTACAAGGCGATGCGCGAGGTCGTGCGGCGCCGCTACCGGCGCATGGTGGAGGAGGACGGCCCCTGGCCCGACCTCGTCGTGATCGACGGCGGCAAGGGCCAACTCTCCAGTGCCGTCAAGATGCTGAAGGAGGTCGGGGCCTTCGACCGGTTTCCCGTCATCGGGCTCGCGAAGCGGCTGGAGGAGGTCTACCGCCCCGGCGACTCCGATCCGGTGTTCCTGGCAAAAGACAGCCCAGCCCTGCAGCTGCTCCAGAAGGTGCGGGACGAAGCCCACCGGTTTGCCGTCACCTACCAGCGCAAGCGGCGAAAGAAGAAGACGCTGCAGTCCGAACTGCTCGACATCCACGGCATCGGCCCGAAGACCGCGAAGACGCTCCTCGGGGAGTTCGGGTCCGCGGCGAAGGTGAAGGAGGCCGACGAGGCGGCCCTGGCCGAGGTCGTGGGCCCGGCGAAGGCCGAAACCATCACGGACTATTACGACGAGACCGAGGCCCCGACGGCCGCGGGGACGGGGTAG
- a CDS encoding PIN domain-containing protein, with translation MRILFDTNVVLDVFLNREPFVESAAHLFDANAHGNLGGMLGATTVTTIYYLLDSNRGSAVTHEKVEALLRLFDVAGVNHQVLMQAAESGFADYEDAVLHSAARRAGADGIVTRNTADFSAAALPIYTPPELLTILDQRRD, from the coding sequence ATGAGGATTCTTTTCGATACCAACGTGGTCCTCGACGTTTTTCTGAATCGAGAACCGTTCGTCGAGTCCGCCGCGCATCTTTTCGACGCGAATGCCCACGGGAATTTAGGGGGCATGCTCGGGGCGACCACCGTCACGACGATCTATTATCTTCTCGACAGCAACCGCGGAAGTGCCGTTACCCACGAGAAGGTGGAAGCGCTCCTCCGCCTCTTCGACGTCGCGGGGGTGAACCATCAGGTTCTGATGCAGGCGGCCGAGTCCGGGTTTGCCGACTACGAGGACGCGGTCCTCCACAGCGCCGCCCGTAGGGCAGGGGCCGACGGAATCGTGACCCGCAATACGGCGGATTTTAGCGCTGCCGCTCTGCCGATCTACACCCCTCCGGAGCTTCTCACAATTCTCGACCAGCGACGAGACTGA
- a CDS encoding DUF6364 family protein, whose protein sequence is MSKKLTLRLDEDVIERAKAYAADRDTSVSRLVETYFAAVTKKNGDENQTSPSDTTRQFIGILEEADEDDYKRHLEEKHLDEST, encoded by the coding sequence ATGTCCAAGAAACTCACGCTGCGGCTCGACGAGGACGTGATTGAGCGGGCCAAGGCCTACGCGGCCGACCGAGACACGTCGGTGTCGCGGCTTGTGGAGACGTATTTCGCCGCCGTGACGAAGAAGAATGGGGACGAGAACCAGACCTCGCCTTCCGACACCACCCGTCAATTTATCGGGATCCTGGAAGAGGCCGACGAGGACGACTACAAACGGCACCTCGAAGAGAAACACCTGGACGAGTCGACATGA
- a CDS encoding T9SS type A sorting domain-containing protein, with protein sequence MSRRHPPALHFIFLRRVPAVLFFGVLLLGAPLLSASPAGAQPTFTNAVLPSGVPAGASGSNVVTSTPQFFDPASGDYRPDKPARSPLVDLAGGDTPRDGRLLNGQTQTESGWDAGALESNGSALPVDLIGLEATLSEGRGGQQTVRLTWTTASETRNAGFRVQRRVDDASALGARQAAKGPQDGGSSQDAVGAEWTTLGYVEGAGTTSRQRSYRFVDEEPPFAAGRLRYRLVQEDIRGGTEASDPVVLERPAPSRLTMRPPAPNPARSETTVELAFPDAQPATEARLAVFDVLGREVARRVLEARSGYRRAVRFGVAEWPSGLYFVRLTVGQTTRTERLTVVR encoded by the coding sequence ATGTCACGTCGACACCCTCCTGCACTCCATTTCATATTCCTCCGCCGGGTCCCGGCCGTACTCTTCTTCGGGGTTCTTCTGCTCGGCGCGCCCCTGCTCAGCGCTTCGCCCGCCGGGGCCCAGCCGACGTTCACCAATGCCGTCCTCCCCAGCGGCGTGCCTGCTGGGGCCAGTGGGTCAAACGTCGTGACGTCCACCCCCCAATTCTTCGACCCGGCCAGCGGGGATTACCGCCCGGACAAGCCCGCCAGAAGCCCGCTCGTGGACCTTGCTGGCGGAGATACTCCCCGCGATGGACGCCTCCTGAACGGCCAGACGCAAACCGAGAGCGGCTGGGACGCCGGGGCACTGGAGTCGAACGGCTCGGCCCTGCCGGTCGACCTGATCGGACTGGAGGCTACTTTGAGCGAGGGGCGTGGCGGCCAGCAAACCGTCCGCCTCACCTGGACCACCGCTTCGGAGACCCGGAACGCCGGCTTCCGCGTGCAGCGCCGCGTCGACGACGCAAGTGCTCTTGGGGCGCGGCAGGCCGCCAAGGGCCCTCAGGATGGAGGGAGTTCTCAAGACGCCGTGGGCGCGGAGTGGACAACCCTCGGCTACGTGGAAGGGGCCGGGACGACCTCTCGCCAACGGTCCTACCGGTTTGTCGACGAAGAGCCACCCTTCGCCGCCGGGCGGCTGCGCTACCGCCTCGTGCAGGAAGACATCAGGGGCGGGACGGAAGCGAGCGACCCGGTCGTGCTGGAGCGGCCGGCCCCGAGCCGCCTGACGATGCGCCCGCCCGCCCCGAACCCGGCCCGGAGCGAGACCACCGTCGAGCTTGCCTTTCCCGACGCCCAACCCGCCACGGAGGCGCGCCTGGCGGTCTTTGACGTCCTGGGGCGAGAGGTGGCGCGCCGCGTGCTCGAAGCGCGCAGCGGATACCGCCGGGCCGTTCGCTTCGGCGTCGCCGAGTGGCCGAGCGGGCTCTACTTTGTGCGCCTAACGGTGGGGCAGACGACCCGCACCGAGCGGCTGACCGTGGTGCGGTAG